A region from the uncultured Sunxiuqinia sp. genome encodes:
- a CDS encoding M23 family metallopeptidase yields the protein MAKKEKKKKLIEKLKNRYRLIIYNDSTYQTAWSIKLTRLKVFTFFGIGGLLLVLFTILMIAYTPIREFIPGYPSSKVRQLIVHNAVLVDSLEEQLHIRDNYFDKIRILIEGDVPQDPDFVADTAIPKNNLEINYYNHDSVFKQKILEEQLNLSIQKENPQSRNIANIHFFVPLKGMITNKFNVQSNHRAVDVVGLPNSRISAVLDGTVIFAGWTAETGYVIYLQHESDLVSVYKHNAELLKDVGDKVKAGEAIAIMGNTGELTTGPHLHFELWNRGIAIDPEKYIDF from the coding sequence ATGGCAAAAAAGGAAAAAAAGAAAAAGCTAATTGAAAAGCTCAAAAACCGTTACAGGTTAATCATTTATAACGATTCAACCTACCAAACGGCATGGAGTATTAAGTTAACACGACTCAAGGTTTTTACCTTTTTCGGAATTGGCGGATTACTTCTCGTTCTTTTCACCATCCTAATGATTGCCTATACACCAATCCGCGAATTCATTCCCGGCTATCCCTCATCCAAAGTTCGGCAATTAATTGTGCACAATGCGGTTTTGGTCGACTCACTGGAAGAACAATTGCATATAAGGGACAACTACTTCGATAAAATACGAATTCTAATTGAAGGAGATGTTCCACAGGATCCTGATTTTGTTGCTGATACAGCCATCCCAAAAAATAATTTGGAAATCAATTACTATAACCACGATTCGGTTTTCAAACAAAAAATACTGGAAGAGCAACTCAACCTGTCCATTCAAAAAGAAAACCCCCAAAGCAGAAACATTGCCAACATCCATTTTTTTGTCCCATTGAAAGGAATGATCACCAATAAGTTCAACGTTCAATCCAATCATCGGGCTGTTGATGTTGTTGGATTACCAAATTCGAGGATCTCAGCTGTGCTGGATGGCACGGTGATCTTTGCAGGATGGACAGCCGAAACCGGTTATGTCATCTATCTGCAACACGAAAGCGACTTAGTTTCGGTCTACAAACACAATGCAGAGTTGTTGAAAGATGTCGGAGATAAGGTAAAAGCGGGGGAAGCAATTGCGATTATGGGAAATACCGGAGAGTTGACCACCGGCCCACACCTTCATTTTGAGCTCTGGAATCGTGGTATCGCTATCGACCCTGAAAAATACATTGACTTTTAA
- a CDS encoding 1-deoxy-D-xylulose-5-phosphate reductoisomerase, whose protein sequence is MKKRIAILGSTGSIGTQTLEVIAQNPDQFEVEVLTAHNNIDLLVEQAKKYQPNMVVTANHCRYEQLAEALKNEPIKIFAGKEALEQVVQLDTIDMVVTAMVGYSGLIPTLKAIEAGKHIALANKETLVVAGEIITREALKNKVSIYPVDSEHSAIFQCLAGEHMNEIEKIYLTASGGPFLNYTQEQLEKATKADALKHPNWDMGAKITIDSASMMNKGFEVIEAKWLFDLRPDQVDVIVHPQSIIHSLVQFRDGSMKAQMGLPDMKLPIQYAMSFPKRLPSNFERFNFLDYPKLTFEQPNTKKFRNLALAFEALKAGGNLPCILNAANEIVVQAFLKEKIRFVDMPDLIEESMQKVSAIKNPVLEDYIQTDKETRLLTTSIIKQRSKLKL, encoded by the coding sequence ATGAAAAAACGTATTGCTATTTTAGGATCAACCGGATCAATTGGAACGCAAACATTGGAAGTAATTGCCCAAAACCCCGATCAATTTGAAGTGGAAGTTTTAACAGCCCATAATAATATTGATCTGCTGGTTGAACAAGCGAAAAAATATCAACCCAACATGGTCGTGACGGCCAATCATTGCCGCTACGAACAGCTTGCCGAAGCATTGAAAAATGAGCCAATTAAAATATTTGCCGGTAAGGAAGCTCTGGAACAGGTGGTTCAGTTGGACACAATAGATATGGTGGTGACAGCGATGGTTGGCTATTCCGGATTAATTCCAACTTTAAAAGCAATTGAAGCAGGTAAACACATCGCACTGGCTAACAAAGAGACACTAGTGGTAGCCGGCGAAATTATTACTCGTGAGGCCCTGAAAAATAAAGTCAGTATTTATCCGGTTGATTCCGAACATTCAGCCATCTTTCAGTGTTTGGCAGGGGAACACATGAATGAGATTGAAAAAATTTATTTGACCGCTTCCGGAGGTCCATTTCTAAATTACACCCAGGAACAGCTTGAAAAAGCCACAAAGGCCGATGCATTAAAACATCCAAACTGGGACATGGGCGCTAAAATTACAATAGATTCGGCCAGTATGATGAACAAGGGATTTGAGGTAATTGAGGCCAAATGGTTATTCGATTTAAGACCGGATCAGGTTGATGTAATCGTTCATCCGCAAAGCATTATTCATTCTCTAGTTCAATTTCGTGATGGTTCAATGAAAGCCCAAATGGGACTTCCGGACATGAAATTGCCCATTCAATATGCCATGAGTTTCCCCAAACGACTACCATCAAATTTCGAGCGATTTAACTTCCTCGATTACCCAAAACTGACTTTTGAACAGCCGAATACAAAAAAATTTCGTAACCTTGCACTCGCATTTGAAGCCTTGAAAGCAGGAGGCAATTTGCCATGTATTTTGAATGCTGCCAATGAAATTGTGGTGCAAGCCTTTTTAAAAGAAAAAATACGCTTTGTTGATATGCCTGATTTGATTGAAGAAAGCATGCAAAAAGTAAGTGCCATAAAGAATCCGGTTTTAGAAGATTATATTCAAACTGATAAAGAAACACGATTGTTAACGACTTCGATCATTAAACAACGAAGTAAATTAAAGCTATAA
- the rseP gene encoding RIP metalloprotease RseP → MEQVFIKAAQLILSLSILVVLHEFGHFAFARLFKTRVEKFYLFFDPWFALFKTKRGETEYGVGWLPLGGYVKISGMIDESMDKEAMQLPPQPHEFRSKKPYQRLLIMLGGVMMNFIFAFVIYIGVLYAWGEQFLPTENVTHGITVSETGHEIGLEDGDQILSVDGNYIDNFNKIIPTVILDNAKTIQVLRDGKQVEVEVTDDDLATLIKSSRVISPRGFFHVKVAEVEKGFPAEAAGLQKNDVFEGIDGKEFTYYDEFLNYIKAHKNEKIVLEVNRDGKSLTIPVTVPEDGITGFQAKPQEEAFSYLQFETIKYGFLESIPAGFTRGVDTVKDYLKQFKLIFSPKTKAYESLGGFIAIGNIFPGAWDWYSFWNMTAFLSIILAIMNLLPIPALDGGHVTFLLYEIVSGRKPGEKFMEYAQITGMVILLSLVLFANGNDIFKLINQYF, encoded by the coding sequence ATGGAACAAGTATTTATAAAAGCGGCACAATTGATTTTAAGTTTATCCATTTTGGTGGTATTACACGAATTTGGACACTTTGCTTTTGCCCGTCTGTTTAAAACCCGGGTCGAGAAATTCTACCTGTTTTTTGATCCTTGGTTTGCCTTGTTTAAAACAAAACGCGGCGAAACCGAATATGGAGTTGGCTGGCTGCCACTGGGCGGTTATGTGAAAATTTCCGGGATGATTGATGAGTCGATGGATAAAGAAGCCATGCAACTGCCACCTCAACCGCATGAATTTCGATCAAAAAAACCATATCAGCGTCTACTTATTATGCTTGGTGGGGTGATGATGAATTTTATTTTTGCTTTCGTGATATACATTGGAGTACTTTATGCTTGGGGAGAACAGTTTTTACCCACTGAAAATGTCACCCACGGAATCACGGTATCCGAAACCGGGCATGAAATCGGACTTGAAGATGGAGATCAAATTTTATCGGTTGACGGTAATTACATCGACAATTTTAATAAAATCATACCGACTGTTATTCTTGATAATGCAAAGACCATCCAGGTTTTAAGAGATGGGAAGCAAGTTGAAGTTGAGGTTACTGATGATGATTTAGCAACACTTATAAAAAGCAGCCGAGTAATTAGCCCCAGAGGATTTTTTCATGTAAAAGTAGCCGAAGTTGAAAAGGGTTTTCCAGCGGAGGCTGCCGGGCTGCAAAAAAATGATGTGTTTGAAGGAATCGACGGAAAAGAATTTACCTACTACGACGAATTTTTAAACTACATCAAAGCGCATAAAAACGAAAAGATTGTGCTTGAAGTTAATCGGGATGGAAAATCACTAACAATCCCTGTAACTGTTCCTGAAGACGGGATTACCGGATTTCAGGCAAAACCACAAGAAGAAGCGTTTAGTTACCTTCAATTTGAAACCATTAAATATGGCTTTTTGGAGTCTATTCCAGCTGGTTTCACCCGTGGAGTAGACACAGTAAAAGATTACCTGAAGCAATTCAAACTCATATTTTCTCCAAAAACAAAGGCCTACGAATCTCTCGGTGGGTTTATTGCCATTGGAAATATCTTCCCCGGAGCATGGGATTGGTATTCATTCTGGAACATGACCGCCTTTCTGTCAATTATTCTGGCAATTATGAACCTACTTCCGATTCCGGCATTAGACGGAGGACATGTCACCTTCCTGCTTTACGAAATTGTTTCGGGACGCAAACCTGGTGAAAAGTTCATGGAATACGCGCAGATTACCGGCATGGTCATTTTACTTAGCCTGGTACTCTTTGCCAACGGCAATGATATCTTCAAGCTAATTAATCAGTATTTTTAA
- the tatA gene encoding twin-arginine translocase TatA/TatE family subunit yields MFGPQEIIIILVIVLLLFGGRKIPELMKGLGKGMKEFKNATKEDEEQPETKKDSEKNKEQDFD; encoded by the coding sequence ATGTTTGGCCCTCAAGAAATAATCATCATATTAGTCATTGTATTACTTCTATTTGGCGGCCGCAAAATTCCGGAACTAATGAAAGGACTGGGAAAAGGGATGAAGGAATTTAAGAATGCCACCAAGGAAGACGAAGAGCAGCCAGAAACAAAAAAAGATTCTGAAAAAAATAAAGAACAAGATTTTGACTGA
- a CDS encoding DUF4837 family protein produces the protein MKRIFSSTFLLVVMAALLFTSCDDQTNMRKKITGKAGELVVVVPDATWEGATGKRFREIMAQPQLALPQDEPIFDLIQVPPNAFGEIFKTTRNIIRVKISTTVDSSQVRFRKDIWAWPQSVVDINARSTEDFNQLLERHSDRIIAFMLKAERNRLQMNYRNYSDKAVKNTIKEKFNIDITIPPGFKVTLQRENFAWVRYETPEISQGIIIYTYPYKSDSTFTKDFLLNKRDSILKAHVEGPASGSYMTTEHRIPPVFNVLEHNGNYAAEMRGLWRVEGDFMGGPYVNLSVLDAANNRIIALDGYVYAPRFDKRNYLRQVEAMIYSLKLPDQKKNDKIKSQIDMGN, from the coding sequence ATGAAACGAATATTCTCCTCCACTTTTTTGCTGGTCGTAATGGCTGCATTGCTATTTACTTCGTGTGACGACCAAACCAATATGCGTAAAAAAATTACCGGAAAAGCCGGCGAATTAGTCGTGGTAGTGCCTGATGCAACCTGGGAAGGTGCAACCGGAAAACGATTCCGGGAAATAATGGCGCAACCCCAGCTTGCCTTACCACAAGATGAGCCAATTTTTGACCTGATTCAGGTTCCACCAAATGCATTTGGCGAAATTTTTAAAACAACCAGAAATATCATCCGTGTCAAAATATCGACGACAGTTGATTCTTCACAAGTACGGTTCAGAAAAGACATATGGGCCTGGCCGCAATCTGTCGTGGATATTAATGCGCGATCAACCGAAGATTTCAATCAACTGCTCGAGCGACATTCGGATCGGATTATTGCATTTATGCTAAAAGCGGAGCGCAACCGCCTACAAATGAACTACCGAAACTATAGCGACAAGGCTGTAAAGAACACGATCAAGGAGAAATTTAACATCGACATAACGATTCCTCCGGGCTTTAAAGTGACGCTTCAAAGAGAAAATTTTGCTTGGGTTCGCTATGAAACACCAGAGATCAGTCAAGGAATTATCATTTACACCTATCCATACAAGTCAGACAGTACATTTACAAAAGATTTCTTACTAAACAAAAGAGACTCAATACTCAAGGCACATGTTGAAGGTCCGGCATCGGGGAGTTACATGACAACCGAGCATCGGATACCTCCGGTGTTTAATGTGTTGGAACATAATGGCAACTACGCTGCAGAGATGCGCGGATTATGGCGTGTTGAAGGTGATTTCATGGGAGGGCCTTACGTCAACTTATCAGTATTAGACGCCGCCAATAACCGCATTATTGCCCTTGACGGTTATGTTTATGCTCCACGTTTCGACAAACGCAACTACTTGCGTCAGGTGGAAGCCATGATTTATTCGTTGAAGCTACCCGACCAGAAAAAGAATGATAAAATTAAAAGCCAAATAGACATGGGAAATTAA
- a CDS encoding agmatine deiminase family protein, with protein MTEISSYFPAEWETQSGVQLTWPDTATDWKRTLIEVLSVYEQIAKEILKHEKLLIVCRDKNSLPDFLQNNNEQLTIQEMPINDTWARDHGAITIIENGQPALLNFRFNGWGMKFPANHDNQITSTLYQQKAFREGVRLHDLSYFTFEGGAIESNGTGCALTTSECLLSKNRNEHLSQTAIEFLLKKTMYIEKVLWLHHGFLAGDDTDSHIDTLARFCNKNTIAYVKCTNTQDLHYDALQKMEVELKQMTDQNGQPFQLVPLPFPDPIYDNDGEQLPATYANFLILNKAVLLPVYEIKQDFEAIEITKKLFPEHEIVPINSRPLIKQHGSIHCISMQFPIGVL; from the coding sequence ATGACCGAAATATCATCTTATTTCCCGGCTGAATGGGAGACACAAAGTGGCGTCCAACTGACCTGGCCCGACACCGCAACCGACTGGAAACGAACACTCATAGAAGTACTTTCCGTTTACGAGCAAATCGCAAAAGAAATTCTAAAGCACGAAAAGCTCTTGATTGTTTGTCGTGATAAAAATTCGCTTCCCGACTTTCTTCAAAATAACAATGAGCAGCTAACTATTCAAGAGATGCCCATCAACGACACCTGGGCCAGAGATCACGGTGCAATTACAATTATTGAAAATGGGCAACCAGCATTACTCAACTTCCGCTTTAATGGCTGGGGAATGAAATTTCCGGCAAACCACGACAACCAAATTACGTCAACTCTTTACCAACAAAAAGCCTTTCGGGAAGGAGTTCGGTTGCATGACCTTTCGTATTTCACCTTCGAGGGCGGAGCAATTGAAAGCAACGGCACCGGCTGTGCACTAACAACCAGCGAATGCCTGCTATCAAAAAACCGCAACGAACATTTAAGTCAAACAGCTATTGAATTTCTGCTGAAAAAAACCATGTATATTGAAAAAGTGCTTTGGTTACATCACGGTTTTTTAGCCGGAGATGACACTGATAGCCATATTGATACGCTGGCACGTTTTTGCAATAAAAACACAATTGCCTATGTAAAATGCACCAATACGCAGGACCTTCATTATGACGCACTCCAAAAAATGGAAGTAGAACTAAAGCAAATGACCGATCAAAATGGTCAGCCATTTCAGCTCGTTCCACTACCCTTTCCCGATCCAATATACGATAACGATGGAGAGCAACTACCCGCAACTTATGCAAATTTTCTGATACTGAACAAGGCCGTACTGCTTCCTGTTTATGAAATAAAACAGGATTTTGAGGCTATCGAAATCACAAAAAAGCTGTTTCCGGAACATGAAATTGTGCCGATAAACAGCCGTCCGTTGATTAAACAGCATGGATCAATCCATTGCATCAGTATGCAATTTCCAATTGGAGTATTATAA
- a CDS encoding carbon-nitrogen hydrolase, which translates to MTANKIKVGLIQQSNIGDIDQNKAKLAVNIADCAKKGAGLVVLQELHNSPYFCQTEDVNSFDLAETIPGPSTQYYSELAKKHELVLVTSLFEKRAAGIYHNTAVVFEKDGNIAGKYRKMHIPDDPGFYEKFYFTPGDLGFHPIETSIGKLGVLVCWDQWYPEAARLMAMAGAEMLIYPTAIGWDPRDDEQEKDRQRNSWITIQRSHAVANGVPVISVNRVGHEPDPSQQSKGIQFWGNSFVAGPQGELLQQAPSDTEQNLLVEIDLTRSEEVRRIWPFFRDRRISSYTDITKRFLLD; encoded by the coding sequence ATGACAGCAAATAAAATTAAAGTTGGACTAATACAACAAAGCAATATCGGAGATATCGATCAGAACAAAGCAAAACTGGCGGTAAACATTGCCGACTGTGCTAAAAAAGGAGCAGGACTTGTGGTGCTTCAAGAGCTCCACAACAGCCCTTATTTTTGCCAAACTGAAGATGTCAATTCATTCGATCTCGCTGAAACAATTCCCGGCCCATCAACTCAATATTATTCTGAATTAGCAAAAAAACACGAGCTGGTGCTGGTCACTTCCCTATTCGAAAAGAGAGCCGCCGGCATCTATCACAATACAGCGGTTGTATTTGAAAAAGATGGAAACATCGCCGGCAAATACCGTAAAATGCATATCCCGGATGATCCGGGCTTTTATGAAAAATTCTACTTCACACCCGGTGACTTAGGCTTTCATCCCATTGAAACGTCTATTGGTAAACTAGGCGTATTGGTATGCTGGGATCAATGGTATCCCGAGGCTGCCCGCTTAATGGCTATGGCTGGCGCCGAGATGCTCATTTATCCCACTGCAATTGGATGGGATCCGCGTGATGACGAGCAAGAAAAAGATCGCCAACGTAATTCCTGGATTACCATTCAACGTTCGCACGCAGTGGCCAATGGTGTTCCGGTAATCAGCGTCAATCGCGTTGGACACGAACCCGATCCATCCCAACAATCAAAGGGAATTCAATTTTGGGGAAACAGTTTTGTAGCCGGACCGCAGGGTGAACTTTTACAACAAGCACCTTCTGATACTGAACAAAATTTGCTGGTTGAAATAGACTTAACCCGATCCGAAGAAGTACGACGCATCTGGCCGTTTTTCCGTGATCGCAGAATTAGCAGCTATACCGATATTACCAAACGTTTTTTACTCGACTAA